One window from the genome of Ananas comosus cultivar F153 unplaced genomic scaffold, ASM154086v1, whole genome shotgun sequence encodes:
- the LOC109706190 gene encoding uncharacterized protein LOC109706190: MAASNPLTKILDANRLTGPNFSDWLRNLRIILNSEKIAYILTTPAPELPADDNEEERAAYEKWIDDDNRVRCYMLASMSNELQRQHEHMNSASAILLHLQELYGEQSRSTGYEISKRLFRARMFDGQSVNHHCLKMIEDIEELPKLGLRMDADLQTDLILQSLPDSFSQFIMNFQMNKIQCTLSELLNMLVTAEGTIKGNNGVDLAMEGFILNKRKSK, from the coding sequence ATGGCTGCTTCTAACCCTCTTACTAAAATTCTTGATGCCAATCGCTTGACCGGCCCTAATTTTTCTGATTGGCTACGGAACTTGAGAATCATTCTCAATTCTGAAAAAATTGCCTATATTTTGACTACTCCTGCTCCTGAACTTCCAGCTGATGACAATGAGGAAGAGAGAGCTGCTTATGAAAAATGGATAGATGACGACAATAGAGTCAGGTGTTACATGTTGGCGTCGATGAGCAATGAGTTGCaacgccaacatgaacacatGAATAGTGCATCGGCCATTCTACTTCACCTACAAGAACTGTATGGTGAACAGAGCCGCTCTACTGGATATGAGATATCGAAACGGCTGTTTCGAGCAAGAATGTTCGATGGCCAATCTGTTAATCATCATTGTTTGAAAATGATTGAGGATATAGAGGAGCTTCCCAAGCTCGGCCTACGAATGGATGCAGACTTGCAGACAGATTTAATTCTGCAGTCTTTACCTGACTCATTTTCACAGTTCATCATGAATTTTCAAATGAATAAAATTCAGTGCACTCTCTCAGAGCTCTTGAATATGCTGGTAACAGCGGAGGGAACAATAAAAGGTAATAATGGAGTCGATCTGGCTATGGAAGGCTTTATTCTCaacaaaagaaaatctaaaTGA